From a region of the Streptomyces sp. NBC_01454 genome:
- a CDS encoding energy-coupling factor ABC transporter ATP-binding protein: MDPLSTTTPAPAPSLAVSRLAYAYPDGHQALFGVDLTVGRGERVALLGPNGAGKTTLVLHLNGILEAGAGTVAVAGLPVARKNLAEIRRRVGIVFQDPDDQLFMPTVREDVAFGPAAAGLRGAELDARVTEALTRVGMADFADRPPHHLSFGQRRRVAVATVLAMRPEILVLDEPSSNLDPASRRELADILRSLDVTVLMVTHDLPYALELCPRSVVLSGGVIVADGTTQQLLCDEELMRTHRLELPFGFDPRSVDLPL; this comes from the coding sequence ATGGACCCTTTGAGCACCACCACGCCCGCACCCGCCCCCTCCCTCGCCGTCTCCCGGCTCGCCTACGCCTACCCCGACGGCCACCAGGCGCTCTTCGGCGTCGACCTGACCGTCGGCCGCGGCGAGCGGGTCGCGCTGCTCGGGCCCAACGGCGCCGGCAAGACCACCCTCGTCCTCCACCTCAACGGCATCCTCGAAGCGGGCGCCGGCACCGTCGCGGTCGCCGGCCTCCCGGTCGCCAGGAAGAACCTCGCGGAGATCCGCCGCCGCGTCGGCATCGTCTTCCAGGACCCCGACGACCAGCTGTTCATGCCCACCGTCCGCGAGGACGTCGCCTTCGGGCCGGCGGCCGCGGGCCTGCGCGGCGCGGAGCTCGACGCCCGCGTCACCGAGGCCCTCACCCGGGTCGGCATGGCGGACTTCGCCGACCGCCCGCCGCACCACCTCTCCTTCGGCCAGCGCCGCCGGGTCGCGGTCGCCACGGTCCTGGCGATGCGCCCCGAGATCCTCGTCCTCGACGAGCCCTCCTCCAACCTCGACCCGGCCTCCCGCCGCGAACTCGCTGACATCCTTCGGTCGTTGGACGTCACCGTCCTGATGGTCACCCACGACCTGCCCTATGCGCTGGAGCTGTGCCCGCGCTCCGTGGTGCTCTCCGGCGGAGTGATCGTCGCCGACGGCACCACCCAGCAGCTGCTGTGCGACGAGGAACTGATGCGCACCCACCGCCTGGAACTCCCCTTCGGGTTCGACCCGCGGTCGGTCGACCTGCCGCTGTGA
- a CDS encoding YbaK/EbsC family protein, producing the protein MNDSASDTTPETTGSPAHPRFAEALAELGLTVEVRRFPEATRTAAEAAAAVGCELAQIVKSLIFTAWGSPLAEEGRALGEGEPVLVLMDGAGRVDTKRLRAELGADRVGRADADLVRATTGYAIGGVPPFGHRSRTRVLADRGLLAHTTVWAAAGTPHTVFPLDPTALVEYAGARVVDVRERTS; encoded by the coding sequence ATGAACGATTCCGCGTCCGACACCACCCCGGAGACCACCGGCTCACCCGCCCACCCCCGCTTCGCCGAGGCCCTCGCCGAGCTCGGCCTGACCGTCGAGGTCCGCCGCTTCCCCGAGGCCACCCGCACCGCCGCCGAGGCCGCCGCGGCCGTCGGCTGCGAGCTCGCCCAGATCGTCAAGTCGCTGATCTTCACGGCATGGGGGTCCCCCCTGGCCGAGGAAGGCCGAGCGCTGGGAGAAGGCGAGCCGGTGCTGGTCCTCATGGACGGCGCCGGGCGGGTCGACACGAAACGTCTGCGCGCGGAACTCGGCGCCGACCGGGTCGGCCGCGCCGACGCCGACCTCGTGCGCGCGACCACCGGCTACGCCATCGGCGGCGTACCGCCCTTCGGCCACCGCAGCCGCACCCGCGTCCTGGCCGATCGCGGACTGCTCGCCCACACGACGGTCTGGGCCGCCGCCGGCACCCCGCACACCGTCTTCCCGCTCGACCCCACCGCCCTGGTCGAATACGCCGGGGCCCGTGTCGTGGACGTGCGCGAGCGCACCTCGTGA
- a CDS encoding energy-coupling factor ABC transporter permease, with protein MHVPDGFINAPVSLATGAVAAAAVAVSLRGARRELAGAGQGGVAGAERTAPLAGLVAAFIFAVQMLNFPVAAGTSGHLLGGALAAILVGPYTGVLCVSVVLLMQGVLFADGGLTALGVNITDMAIVTTVVAYVLFRGLVKVLPRRRRSITVASFVAALVSVPAAAVVFTALYALGGTADVPIGKVFTAMVGVHVLIGIGEAAITALTVGAVIAVRPDLVHGARGLTAPLELRTSPLAAPADAPAAPEAEPVPAAAAAAPRRSVRRVWLAGLAAALVCAGGISYYASASPDGLEKVAHDQGIDAKARVHATKDSPLADYSVKDITDARLSGGLAGVIGVGATLAVGTGVFVVLRRRKGAATVEPAGQGAERPAPERA; from the coding sequence ATGCACGTACCCGATGGATTCATCAATGCGCCGGTGTCGCTGGCGACCGGCGCGGTCGCCGCGGCCGCGGTCGCGGTCAGCCTGCGCGGCGCCCGGCGGGAGTTGGCGGGTGCGGGGCAGGGCGGCGTCGCGGGCGCCGAGCGCACGGCGCCGCTGGCCGGACTGGTCGCGGCGTTCATCTTCGCCGTGCAGATGCTGAACTTCCCGGTCGCGGCGGGCACCAGCGGACATCTCCTGGGCGGTGCGCTGGCGGCGATCCTCGTCGGCCCGTACACGGGTGTGCTGTGCGTCTCCGTCGTACTGCTCATGCAGGGCGTGCTGTTCGCCGACGGCGGGCTGACCGCGCTCGGCGTGAACATCACCGACATGGCGATCGTGACGACCGTGGTCGCCTACGTCCTGTTCCGCGGGCTGGTGAAGGTGCTGCCGCGCCGGCGCCGCTCGATCACCGTGGCCTCGTTCGTCGCCGCGCTGGTGTCGGTGCCGGCCGCCGCGGTGGTCTTCACCGCCCTTTACGCGCTCGGCGGGACCGCGGACGTGCCGATCGGCAAGGTCTTCACCGCCATGGTCGGCGTGCATGTGCTGATCGGCATCGGTGAGGCGGCGATCACCGCGCTGACGGTCGGCGCCGTCATCGCCGTCCGCCCCGACCTGGTCCACGGCGCGCGCGGCCTGACCGCCCCGCTGGAACTGCGCACCTCACCGCTCGCCGCCCCGGCCGACGCACCCGCCGCCCCGGAGGCCGAGCCCGTCCCGGCCGCCGCGGCCGCCGCCCCCCGCCGCTCCGTGCGCCGCGTCTGGCTGGCCGGGCTCGCCGCCGCCCTGGTGTGCGCGGGCGGCATCAGCTACTACGCCTCCGCCAGCCCCGACGGCCTGGAGAAGGTCGCCCACGATCAGGGCATCGACGCCAAGGCCAGGGTCCACGCCACCAAGGACTCCCCGCTCGCCGACTACAGCGTCAAGGACATCACCGACGCGCGGCTGTCCGGCGGCCTCGCCGGGGTCATCGGGGTCGGCGCGACGCTGGCCGTGGGCACGGGCGTGTTCGTCGTCCTGCGCCGCCGCAAGGGCGCCGCCACCGTCGAGCCGGCCGGCCAGGGCGCCGAGCGTCCGGCGCCGGAGCGCGCCTGA
- a CDS encoding MMPL family transporter: protein MATFLYKLGRLAFRRRRFVALIWVALLAVAGVGAATSASPAADSFSVPGTEAQRAFDLLDQRFPGANADGATARVVFRAPKGETMKDPANKAAVEHTVRALKSGSDQVDQVADPYVAKTLSKDARTAYAQVTYKVTGFELTDHSKDALKDAAKDGRTSGLTVEVGGNALQAIPETGATEVIGIGVSAVVLVLTFGALIAAGLPLLTALIGVGIGVCTITALSSALDLSKTTSTLAMMIGLAVGIDYALFIVSRYRAELTEGREREEAAGRAVGTAGSAVVFAGLTVVIALVGLAVVHIPMLTKMGLAAAGTVVIAVLIALTLIPALLGFAGKRVLPRKTRAAEETGGQGATGVAGRPNMGTRWARFVLRRPVLVLLAVVLGLGAVAVPAASLELGLPDDGAQPTHTTQRKAYDLVSDGFGPGFNGPLMLVVDARDVHKGQSAKSAAARVATKVKALDDVAVLTPPVFNKAGDTARLTVVPKSKPSSAATEDLVHDIRSKTAGIATDTGARTLVTGATAMNVDVSQKLNDALVPYLALVVGLAFLLLMVVFRSVLVPLKAALGFLLSVVAALGAVVAVFQWGWLADLFGVEQTGPIMSMMPIFLVGVVFGLAMDYEVFLVTRMREAFVHGERPGEAVVTGFRHGARVVTAAAVIMISVFAGFIGSSDSMIKMIGFGLAVAVFFDAFLIRMALVPAVLALLGRAAWWLPRWLGRILPNVDVEGEGLRERSAGEADVRDARTPERV, encoded by the coding sequence GTGGCCACCTTCCTCTACAAACTCGGACGCCTCGCCTTCCGGCGGCGCCGCTTCGTCGCCCTCATATGGGTGGCCCTGCTGGCCGTCGCCGGTGTCGGTGCCGCCACCTCCGCCTCCCCGGCCGCCGACTCCTTCTCGGTCCCCGGCACCGAGGCCCAGCGCGCCTTCGACCTGCTCGACCAGCGGTTCCCCGGCGCGAACGCCGACGGGGCCACGGCCCGGGTGGTCTTCCGGGCCCCCAAGGGCGAGACCATGAAGGACCCGGCGAACAAGGCCGCCGTCGAACACACCGTGCGCGCCCTGAAGTCGGGCTCCGATCAGGTCGACCAGGTCGCCGACCCCTACGTCGCCAAGACCCTCAGCAAGGACGCCCGCACCGCCTACGCCCAGGTCACCTACAAGGTCACCGGCTTCGAGCTGACCGACCACTCCAAGGACGCCCTCAAGGACGCGGCCAAGGACGGCCGGACGTCCGGGCTGACCGTCGAGGTCGGCGGCAACGCGCTGCAGGCCATCCCCGAGACGGGAGCCACCGAGGTCATCGGTATCGGCGTCTCCGCGGTGGTCCTCGTGCTCACCTTCGGCGCGCTGATCGCGGCCGGACTGCCGCTGCTGACCGCGCTGATCGGCGTCGGCATCGGCGTCTGCACCATCACCGCGCTCAGCAGCGCGCTCGACCTGTCCAAGACGACCTCGACGCTGGCGATGATGATCGGTCTCGCCGTCGGCATCGACTACGCCCTGTTCATCGTCTCCCGCTACCGCGCCGAACTCACCGAGGGCCGGGAGCGGGAGGAGGCCGCCGGACGAGCGGTGGGCACCGCGGGCTCCGCGGTCGTCTTCGCCGGACTGACCGTGGTGATCGCGCTGGTCGGCCTCGCCGTCGTCCACATCCCGATGCTGACGAAGATGGGCCTGGCCGCGGCCGGCACCGTCGTCATCGCCGTCCTCATCGCGCTCACCCTCATCCCGGCGCTGCTGGGCTTCGCGGGGAAGCGGGTGCTGCCCCGCAAGACACGGGCCGCCGAGGAGACCGGCGGGCAGGGCGCCACGGGCGTGGCCGGCCGGCCCAACATGGGCACCCGCTGGGCGCGGTTCGTGCTGCGCCGCCCCGTCCTCGTCCTCCTCGCCGTGGTGCTCGGCCTCGGCGCCGTCGCGGTCCCCGCCGCCTCCCTGGAGCTGGGCCTGCCCGACGACGGCGCGCAGCCCACCCACACCACCCAGCGCAAGGCGTACGACCTGGTGTCGGACGGCTTCGGCCCCGGCTTCAACGGCCCGCTGATGCTGGTCGTCGACGCGCGGGACGTGCACAAGGGGCAGAGCGCCAAGTCCGCCGCCGCGCGGGTCGCCACGAAGGTGAAGGCCCTCGACGACGTCGCCGTCCTCACCCCGCCCGTCTTCAACAAGGCCGGCGACACCGCGCGGCTCACCGTCGTCCCGAAGTCCAAGCCCAGCAGCGCCGCGACCGAGGACCTGGTCCACGACATCCGGTCGAAGACCGCCGGCATCGCGACGGACACCGGCGCGCGGACCCTGGTCACCGGCGCCACCGCGATGAACGTCGATGTCTCGCAGAAGCTCAACGACGCCCTGGTGCCCTACCTCGCGCTGGTCGTCGGCCTGGCCTTCCTCCTGCTGATGGTCGTCTTCCGCTCAGTGCTGGTCCCGCTCAAGGCGGCCCTGGGCTTCCTGCTGTCGGTGGTGGCGGCTCTCGGCGCGGTCGTCGCCGTCTTCCAATGGGGCTGGCTGGCCGACCTGTTCGGGGTCGAGCAGACCGGGCCGATCATGAGCATGATGCCGATCTTCCTGGTGGGTGTGGTCTTCGGCCTGGCGATGGACTACGAGGTCTTCCTCGTGACGCGGATGCGGGAGGCCTTCGTCCACGGCGAACGCCCCGGCGAGGCCGTCGTCACCGGCTTCCGGCACGGCGCCCGGGTGGTCACCGCCGCCGCGGTCATCATGATCAGCGTCTTCGCCGGCTTCATCGGCTCCTCCGACTCGATGATCAAGATGATCGGCTTCGGCCTCGCCGTCGCCGTCTTCTTCGACGCCTTCCTCATCCGGATGGCCCTCGTCCCCGCCGTCCTGGCCCTGCTGGGCCGCGCGGCCTGGTGGCTGCCCCGGTGGCTCGGGCGGATCCTGCCGAACGTGGACGTCGAGGGCGAGGGCCTGCGCGAGCGGTCCGCCGGCGAAGCGGACGTGCGCGACGCCCGCACACCGGAACGCGTCTGA
- a CDS encoding serine hydrolase domain-containing protein — MSGKQESVVDVQGTVEDGFEPVRDAFMANFDRRGERGAAVAVYHHGRKVVDLWGGTKDGDAQGEAAPWEAGTAQVIRSASKGIAAVVPLLLHQRGQLDLDAPVGTYWPEFKAAGKERVLVRHLLSHRAGLPVLDTPLTPAEAIDGVSGPAALAAQAPAWEPGTDHGYHAQTYSWLLGELVRRVTGRTIGTWIAEEISGPLGLDLWLGLPEAAQSRVGRLATVETPPRPAASGLRVRPKQSVADAYADPDSLTSRAFAAISPGPDENDPAYRAAELPASAGIATARSLARCYAALIGAVDGHPRLFAPATLTLARTEESAGPDRTLLVHTRFGLGFMLHGSASPLLGLGSFGHPGRGGALACADPETGLAFGYVTNGMQRNVMADARAQALARAASHVAG; from the coding sequence ATGAGTGGGAAGCAGGAATCAGTGGTGGACGTCCAGGGCACGGTCGAGGACGGCTTCGAGCCGGTCCGGGACGCTTTCATGGCCAACTTCGACCGCCGCGGCGAGCGGGGTGCGGCGGTCGCCGTCTACCACCACGGGCGCAAGGTCGTCGACTTGTGGGGCGGCACGAAGGACGGCGACGCCCAGGGGGAGGCCGCGCCCTGGGAAGCCGGCACGGCCCAGGTGATCCGCTCCGCCTCCAAGGGCATCGCCGCCGTCGTCCCGCTGCTGCTGCACCAGCGCGGACAGCTCGACCTCGATGCCCCGGTCGGCACGTACTGGCCCGAGTTCAAGGCCGCCGGCAAGGAACGGGTCCTCGTCCGCCACCTGCTCTCGCACCGCGCCGGGCTGCCGGTGCTGGACACCCCGCTCACCCCCGCCGAGGCCATCGACGGCGTCAGCGGCCCCGCCGCCCTCGCCGCCCAGGCACCCGCCTGGGAGCCCGGCACCGACCACGGCTACCACGCCCAGACCTACAGCTGGCTGCTCGGCGAGCTGGTGCGGCGGGTCACCGGCCGCACCATCGGCACCTGGATCGCCGAGGAGATATCCGGGCCGCTCGGCCTCGACCTGTGGCTCGGCCTCCCCGAGGCCGCACAGTCCCGCGTCGGCCGGCTCGCCACCGTCGAGACACCGCCGCGGCCCGCCGCTTCCGGGCTCCGGGTCCGCCCGAAGCAGTCCGTCGCCGACGCCTACGCCGATCCCGACTCGCTCACCAGCCGCGCCTTCGCGGCGATCTCCCCGGGCCCCGACGAGAACGACCCCGCCTACCGGGCCGCCGAACTCCCCGCCTCCGCGGGCATCGCCACCGCCCGCTCCCTGGCCCGCTGTTACGCCGCCCTCATCGGCGCCGTCGACGGTCACCCCCGGCTCTTCGCCCCCGCGACCCTCACCCTCGCCCGCACCGAGGAATCCGCCGGCCCGGACCGCACCCTCCTCGTCCACACCCGCTTCGGCCTCGGCTTCATGCTTCACGGCTCCGCCTCTCCTCTCCTGGGGCTGGGCTCGTTCGGCCATCCCGGCCGCGGGGGCGCCCTGGCCTGCGCCGACCCGGAGACGGGGCTGGCCTTCGGCTACGTCACGAACGGGATGCAGCGGAACGTGATGGCGGACGCCCGTGCGCAGGCGCTGGCGCGGGCGGCTTCCCACGTTGCCGGGTGA
- a CDS encoding penicillin-binding transpeptidase domain-containing protein, which yields MRREVMYGLIGGSVALVAGVVGGLTLFGGSDDSSHQEVRAADGKSGDKGPKVPTGPLSAKEVQTTSRQFLSAWQSGDAAKAAGLTDNPATCKSAMEAFRTQTKFSEVTVTPGTPDGDKVPYSVSTQIAYKGTKAAYSYRTSATLQRDKTTGKPQIAWRPTVLHPGLAKGDQLRTGEAEAPPIKAVDRHGAVLTPQAHPALAGVLDSLRDKYGDKTDGKPGVELFIQRAKSAKPADQLPDKTLKVLSKGTPGTLKTTLDAAMQSAAERAVKGKKSASAAAVKPSTGEILAIANAPEKGFNMATQGSLAPGSTMKIVTSALLMDKGLTSPGKKNPCPKYVTVGGWKFQNLNKSEIKDGTFAQSFAASCNNAFISHAKDLSDDDLTNEARDVFGIGLNWQTGIPTFDGAVPVQHDAQMAASLIGQGGVRMNPLNVATLAATVRAGSFHQPYIVAPSLDNRTLAKASRTMKPSTLSGLRSLMKLTATSGTAAEAMAGVSGDVGAKTGSAEVDSQKKPNAWFTAYRDDLAAAAVVPASGHGGSNAGPLVRAILTAG from the coding sequence ATGCGCCGTGAGGTGATGTACGGGCTGATCGGCGGATCGGTGGCCCTGGTGGCGGGCGTCGTGGGCGGTCTGACGCTGTTCGGCGGCTCGGACGACTCGTCGCATCAGGAGGTCAGGGCGGCGGATGGCAAGTCGGGCGACAAGGGGCCCAAGGTGCCGACCGGTCCCCTGTCGGCCAAGGAAGTGCAGACGACGTCCCGGCAGTTCCTGTCCGCCTGGCAGTCCGGCGACGCCGCCAAGGCGGCCGGGCTGACGGACAATCCGGCGACCTGCAAGAGCGCGATGGAGGCCTTCCGTACGCAGACGAAGTTCTCCGAGGTGACGGTCACCCCCGGTACCCCGGACGGCGACAAGGTCCCGTACAGCGTCTCCACCCAGATCGCCTACAAGGGCACCAAGGCGGCCTACTCGTACCGCACTTCCGCGACCCTGCAGCGGGACAAGACCACTGGAAAGCCGCAGATCGCCTGGCGGCCGACGGTATTGCACCCGGGCCTGGCCAAGGGCGACCAGCTGCGCACCGGCGAGGCCGAGGCACCGCCGATCAAGGCCGTGGACCGCCATGGCGCCGTGCTGACCCCGCAGGCGCACCCGGCGCTGGCCGGGGTGCTGGACAGCCTGCGCGACAAGTACGGCGACAAGACCGACGGCAAGCCCGGCGTGGAGCTGTTCATCCAGCGCGCCAAGAGCGCCAAGCCCGCCGACCAGCTGCCCGACAAGACGCTGAAGGTGCTCTCCAAGGGAACGCCGGGCACGCTCAAGACCACCCTGGACGCCGCGATGCAGTCGGCGGCCGAGCGGGCGGTCAAGGGCAAGAAGTCCGCCTCCGCGGCCGCGGTCAAGCCCAGCACCGGCGAGATCCTGGCGATCGCCAACGCCCCGGAGAAGGGCTTCAACATGGCCACCCAGGGGTCGTTGGCCCCCGGCTCCACGATGAAGATCGTCACCTCGGCGCTGCTCATGGACAAGGGCCTGACCTCGCCCGGCAAGAAGAACCCGTGCCCCAAGTACGTGACCGTGGGCGGCTGGAAGTTCCAGAACCTCAACAAGTCCGAGATCAAGGACGGCACCTTCGCACAGAGCTTCGCCGCGTCCTGCAACAACGCCTTCATCTCGCACGCCAAGGACCTCAGCGACGACGACCTGACCAATGAGGCCCGGGACGTCTTCGGCATCGGCCTGAACTGGCAGACCGGCATCCCCACCTTCGACGGCGCGGTGCCGGTGCAGCACGACGCCCAGATGGCGGCCTCGCTGATCGGCCAGGGCGGGGTGCGGATGAACCCGCTCAACGTCGCCACGCTCGCCGCGACGGTCCGGGCCGGCTCCTTCCACCAGCCGTACATCGTCGCGCCGTCGCTGGACAACCGGACGCTCGCCAAGGCCTCGCGCACGATGAAGCCGTCCACCCTCAGCGGTCTGCGGTCGCTGATGAAGCTGACCGCGACCTCCGGTACGGCCGCCGAGGCGATGGCCGGGGTCAGTGGTGACGTCGGCGCCAAGACCGGCTCGGCCGAGGTCGACAGCCAGAAGAAGCCCAACGCCTGGTTCACCGCCTACCGCGACGACCTCGCCGCGGCGGCCGTCGTCCCGGCGAGCGGCCACGGCGGCTCCAACGCGGGCCCGCTGGTCCGCGCCATCCTCACCGCCGGCTGA
- a CDS encoding TetR/AcrR family transcriptional regulator, translating into MGRSRLTPEREAELYDAVLDLLREVGYDALTMDAVAARTRSSKATLYRQWQGKPELVARALRHCKPVSTGDVDTGTLRGDFAELVRRAEEHGQVQKDAALMRGLGMAIHGNPDLHQALREVLLDPEVTGLNAMLQRGIDRGEIAADCPALQFAPHMLVGALIARQLIEDRPADGTFLSAYLDAVVLPALGV; encoded by the coding sequence ATGGGACGCAGCCGGCTGACTCCCGAGCGGGAGGCCGAGCTCTACGACGCCGTACTCGACCTGTTGCGCGAGGTCGGCTACGACGCGTTGACCATGGACGCCGTCGCCGCCCGTACCCGCTCCAGCAAGGCCACCCTCTACCGCCAGTGGCAGGGCAAGCCGGAGCTGGTGGCCAGGGCGCTGCGGCACTGCAAACCGGTCAGCACCGGCGATGTCGACACCGGCACGCTGCGCGGCGACTTCGCCGAACTGGTGCGCCGGGCCGAGGAACACGGGCAGGTGCAGAAGGACGCCGCGCTGATGCGCGGTCTGGGGATGGCCATCCACGGCAACCCCGATCTCCACCAGGCCCTGCGTGAAGTGCTCCTCGACCCCGAGGTGACCGGGCTGAACGCCATGCTGCAACGCGGCATCGACCGGGGCGAGATCGCGGCCGACTGCCCCGCGCTCCAGTTCGCCCCGCACATGCTCGTGGGCGCGCTCATCGCCCGTCAGCTCATCGAGGACCGTCCCGCCGACGGCACGTTCCTGTCCGCCTATCTCGACGCCGTGGTCCTCCCCGCCCTCGGCGTCTGA
- a CDS encoding EamA family transporter has product MTPLVVAAVLLAAVTHASWNAIAHGIRDQLLAFTLVGGGGALCGLAMAAVTPLPAPDAWPFLLSSAVLHIVYQALLMRSFQLGDFGQMYPIARGTAPLVVTVLAAVFVHEVPDGWALAGVALASAGLVGVALWGIRGSGKRPHWPAIIAALATGLAIASYTTVDGLGVRASGTPLGYIAWLMILEGLVIPAYALATRRRQLLTELRPFALRGLAGGVLSVFAYGLVLWAQTRAPLAPIAALRESSIIVGAAIGAVFFKERFGAPRIAAAGLMVIGIGLMLT; this is encoded by the coding sequence GTGACCCCGCTCGTCGTCGCGGCCGTCCTGCTGGCCGCCGTCACCCACGCCAGCTGGAACGCCATCGCCCACGGCATCCGCGACCAGCTCCTGGCCTTCACCCTGGTCGGCGGCGGCGGTGCGCTCTGCGGCCTGGCCATGGCCGCCGTCACCCCGCTCCCCGCCCCCGACGCCTGGCCCTTCCTGCTGTCCTCCGCCGTGCTGCACATCGTCTACCAGGCCCTGCTCATGCGGTCGTTCCAGCTGGGCGACTTCGGCCAGATGTACCCCATCGCCCGCGGCACCGCGCCCCTGGTCGTCACGGTCCTGGCCGCCGTCTTCGTCCACGAGGTCCCCGACGGCTGGGCACTGGCCGGCGTGGCACTGGCCTCCGCGGGCCTGGTCGGCGTCGCCCTGTGGGGCATCCGCGGCTCGGGGAAGCGCCCCCACTGGCCGGCCATCATCGCCGCGCTCGCCACCGGCCTGGCCATCGCCTCGTACACCACCGTCGACGGCCTGGGCGTCCGCGCCTCCGGCACCCCCCTTGGCTACATCGCCTGGCTGATGATCCTCGAAGGCCTCGTGATCCCCGCCTACGCGCTGGCCACACGCCGCCGCCAACTCCTCACCGAGCTGCGCCCCTTCGCCCTGCGCGGACTGGCCGGCGGCGTGCTCTCCGTCTTCGCCTACGGCCTGGTCCTGTGGGCCCAGACCCGCGCCCCGCTCGCCCCCATCGCCGCCCTGCGCGAGTCCTCGATCATCGTCGGCGCCGCGATCGGTGCGGTCTTCTTCAAGGAACGGTTCGGCGCGCCGCGGATCGCGGCAGCCGGGTTGATGGTGATCGGGATCGGCCTCATGCTGACGTAG
- the cbiQ gene encoding cobalt ECF transporter T component CbiQ, which produces MGAGHAHKLYRHGHSPVHALPAHCKIAAVFCFVLVVVSTPREALWAFGLYAALLALAAAAARVPAGFLLTRLLIEVPFVAFALLMPFVAEGPRVHVGGLSLSTSGLWGAWNILAKGTLGVAASVLLAATTELRELLQGLQRLRMPPLLVQIASFMIRYGDVITDEMRRMRIARLSRGFEARGVRHWGVLAKSAGALFIRSYERGERVHLAMVSRGYTGTMPVVDAACATRAQWTRAAALPLAALAVCLLGWTL; this is translated from the coding sequence ATGGGCGCCGGACACGCCCACAAGCTCTACCGGCACGGGCATTCGCCGGTGCACGCGCTGCCGGCGCACTGCAAGATCGCGGCGGTGTTCTGCTTCGTCCTCGTCGTCGTCTCCACCCCGCGCGAGGCGCTCTGGGCGTTCGGGCTCTACGCGGCGCTGCTCGCGCTCGCCGCCGCGGCCGCCCGCGTCCCCGCCGGGTTCCTGCTCACCAGGCTGCTGATCGAGGTGCCGTTCGTCGCCTTCGCCCTGCTGATGCCGTTCGTCGCCGAGGGCCCGCGGGTGCACGTCGGCGGCCTGAGCCTGAGCACCTCCGGCCTGTGGGGCGCCTGGAACATCCTCGCCAAGGGGACGCTGGGCGTCGCCGCGTCCGTGCTGCTCGCCGCCACCACCGAACTGCGGGAACTGCTGCAGGGCCTCCAGCGCCTGCGGATGCCGCCGCTGCTCGTCCAGATCGCCTCCTTCATGATCCGCTACGGCGACGTGATCACCGACGAGATGCGCCGGATGCGGATCGCCCGGCTCTCCCGCGGGTTCGAGGCGCGCGGCGTGCGGCACTGGGGCGTGCTCGCCAAGTCCGCCGGCGCGCTGTTCATCCGCTCCTACGAGCGCGGCGAGCGCGTCCACCTCGCCATGGTCAGCCGCGGCTACACCGGCACCATGCCCGTCGTCGACGCGGCCTGCGCCACCCGCGCACAATGGACCCGCGCGGCCGCCCTCCCGCTCGCCGCGCTCGCCGTCTGCCTCCTGGGATGGACCCTTTGA